From one Candidatus Methylomirabilis limnetica genomic stretch:
- a CDS encoding NAD(P)H-binding protein produces MNNFAITPDDRVLVIGSTGFIGGRLVPELFKKGIKLRLLVRNPSKLSPSLLKNELIEVVKGDLLKNEGLPEAFHTIHSAYYLVHSMGGKSIFSNREFVKADKLAARNFVTAADAAGLKRVIYLGGLGEMGKNLSEHLRSRAEVAEILASGKTRATILRAAVIIGAGGASYEMLRYLVERLPAMVCPKWIDTKIQPIAVRDVLAYLVGCLVNPETAGKIFDIGGPDIMTYREMMQQHARAKGLYPRLIVRVPVLTPHLAAYWVDFVTPVPSGIAHPLIEGMKNEVVCHENSIDRYIPIRKTPFPEAANIAIEEEKEIHGTIES; encoded by the coding sequence ATGAATAATTTCGCAATCACACCCGACGACAGGGTATTAGTTATTGGGTCTACCGGTTTTATTGGAGGCAGACTGGTTCCTGAGCTTTTCAAAAAAGGTATAAAACTCAGGCTTCTCGTCCGTAATCCTTCAAAACTTTCACCCTCCCTATTGAAAAATGAACTCATTGAAGTTGTAAAAGGGGATCTCCTGAAAAACGAAGGATTACCTGAGGCTTTCCACACTATTCACTCTGCGTATTACCTGGTTCACTCCATGGGTGGAAAGAGTATCTTTTCAAATAGAGAATTTGTAAAGGCTGATAAACTTGCAGCAAGGAACTTTGTTACGGCAGCAGACGCCGCCGGACTCAAAAGGGTAATATATCTTGGTGGACTGGGTGAGATGGGGAAAAATCTCTCTGAACATCTGAGAAGCCGTGCAGAAGTTGCTGAAATTCTCGCTTCCGGCAAGACACGGGCAACGATTTTACGAGCGGCAGTTATCATTGGCGCGGGCGGCGCTTCCTATGAAATGTTGCGATATCTTGTTGAACGCCTTCCCGCTATGGTGTGCCCCAAATGGATAGATACAAAAATCCAGCCTATCGCGGTTCGGGACGTCCTTGCATATCTTGTCGGATGTCTTGTGAATCCTGAAACTGCCGGTAAGATATTTGACATCGGCGGCCCTGACATTATGACCTACCGTGAGATGATGCAGCAACACGCCAGGGCAAAAGGCCTTTATCCGAGACTTATTGTCCGTGTTCCCGTCCTAACGCCTCATTTGGCAGCATATTGGGTTGATTTTGTAACCCCTGTGCCGTCAGGTATTGCACATCCGTTAATTGAAGGTATGAAGAATGAGGTTGTTTGCCATGAAAACAGCATCGATCGCTATATCCCAATCAGGAAAACTCCTTTTCCTGAG